The Antechinus flavipes isolate AdamAnt ecotype Samford, QLD, Australia chromosome 4, AdamAnt_v2, whole genome shotgun sequence genomic interval ATGGCTTTTTTTGTACGGTTAGCGTGAtgccttccctctctcccagGTTCTTTGCACCCCTGGCTCCCCATCCCGCTCTCTTCCCACACATCTTCCACCGTCACCGCCACCCCCTGGCTGCAGACCACCACATTTCCTCTCCAAGGTTATTCTCGAACGGCCGGACGCATTGTTTTATTACAGGCAGACATGTCTCTATAAGTTCCTGAATTTGTATTGCTGTCTGCATGACAGATGGTGCTCTGTGAGGCTGCAAGGAGCTACGAGTCAATTTTCTTTTGAAAGGCGCCTCCgcgtttatttattaatttatttacttattatttcgGAGccgggggaggtggggggaatcACCGCTTTCACCACCCACCGCCCCTCAGAGCTTACTTTCCAAATCCTGGAGTCTAGAATGGCAGCGGCCCCTCCCTCTCCCGCCcgcttccaccccctccccccaataccCTAGCCCAGCCCAGCCTAGCGCAGCGCTCTTTCCTGAGCCCCATCTCCCTTAGCTGGGCCTGGCCAGGCTCAAGCTTGGTCTTCTTTCCCCGCTCCCTCCCTTTCCATAAGCtccgggggggaggggaggaggggagaggggggaaaagaagaaagagggaggaagagaaggggggaaggactTGGCCTCTTTATAGAGCTCCCTTTCCATTAAAGAGAGAAGCCCCGGGATCCTTGGGTGCGCTAGACAGAGCCTCCCCCGGGCTCGGGGCTCTGAGCTCTGGATCCAGGAAAGGGAGGCCTCGAGGTGTGGGCCAGGCACATGTTGGGGCTGGGCGTCCTGCTTTCTTGTAAGGACCCAGTTACTCTTCCAATTGTATTGATCTGTTGTACttaatcattctttttgttaattgggaaggggggagggagaagagagagagagagagagacagagagagacagagagagagacagagagagacagagagacagagagagacacagagacagagagagagagagagagagagagagagagagagagagagagagagagagagagagagagagagaacgagaacaagtgggaaaaggaggaagagacgacaagagacagagatagaacaGTAGACACAGAAATAGATACAAAAAACACAAACAGAGGGAGGCGTGCAACAGACAGACTCTGGGACTTAGAGAGTTGGTAGTTTATAGGTCGTAGAACAAAAACGGTTCTCAGAGTCGGATTTATCCTCTCTGAGCCGCGGCTCCCACCTCTGGCCTGTCCTAAGCTTAACCCGGACCTTGTCCTCCACGCTGGAGCTGACGCTGCGGCCTGTGGGAAGCTGTCACCGGGGTCTCTCGCTAGCGCAGAGCGTTTGACTCGCCTCTTGGCCAAATGGCTGTCTCTCTTAGGGGCAGCGCGGCCTTCGAAGAAGTGGGTCGCTTCTTCTGCCAGCCGGCTCCCGCCGCCCTCCCCGATCAGCTTTGTCCTGAATGCGCGCCCTCCCTTCTGccatctccctttcccctccctcggCCTCTGTCTCCCTTGGGTTCTGTATCCGTTCCCTGCTCCCAGGACTGTGGTCAGTGACTACGATCTCTCCCCCGCCTCCTGTCTATCCCTTGGGATCCAGGGGAAGCTGAGGTATCGGCGTTGGGGGAAGAGGGGTGCTGACCCATCCGCGTGAGCGTCTGTGTGCGTGTATGTTGGGATGTCCCTGTGGCGCTCCCCTTCACCCATTAAAAAGAGggattgattcctttttttttttaaacccaaccCCCAGCCTCCAAAATGATGCTCAGTCCGGACCAAGCTGCCGACTCGGACCACCCCAGCTCCGCACCCTCGGACCCCGAGTCTCTGGGCGGACCGGACGCTAAGGTGCTGGGCAGCGTATCGGACCTGGAGCCAGTGGAGGAGAGCGAGGCCGATGGCAAGGGAGGCAGCCGAGCCACGCTCTACCCGCATCCGCAGCAGCTGAGCCGCGAGGAGAAGCGGCGCCGCCGCCGAGCCACCGCCAAGTACCGCTCGGCCCACGCCACCCGGGAGCGCATCCGCGTGGAGGCCTTCAACCTGGCCTTCGCCGAGCTCAGGAAACTGCTGCCCACCCTGCCCCCGGACAAAAAGCTCTCCAAGATCGAGATCCTGCGCCTGGCCATCTGCTACATCTCTTATCTCAACCATGTGCTAGACGTGTAGGGACGGGGGTCCAGAGGGAGCCGGCTCGTCTGTCTCTGAGGCCTGGACAGACCGAGGCGGCAGCGGCCGGGACAGTGGTATTGGGGTTGCAGGAGGACGcaatgttgctgctgctgctgctgctgccgccctGGAATGACTTTGCGAGGGGAGAAGCTTGGAAAATAATCTgcctggggagaagggaaaggtggGGCCCCCCATTCTGACCTCgaaggggtgggagggaaaaggggagcaTTGCGAttctggggatgcaaaaagatttttttgtttttgtttttcggGCCAGGAGTACCTCATGAACCCTAGCTGAGATAGCCACCTCCAGGCCCCCTCTCTTCTGACTGTCTATTACTATCCCTTGCGTGGGTCAGCTTGAGCTAACTCGAGGACTTGCATTTTTTCACCCTGATCTGCCaccccatcttttcttttctcgtTTAAAGGAGGAAGGCAAAAGGGTGTCTTAGGCTAGTGGAAATTTTTCTCGTTGAAAAAAATCaccagtcaggaaaaaaaaaaaaaaagaaaagaaaagaaaagaaaaaaagaaaacttcttccACTGTGGAGATTAAGGGCCCTTTCAAAAGCTTTTCTTTCTGTAGTGACAAGAAATGATGTAGAAAactggcaaaaaacaaacaaaacaaacatacaaataaaaagcaaGTTGGCTGTTTTTGCAAGGCTAAAAAGAGAACCAGGAGGAAATAAACACATTGTGAGGAGATTTGAACTTGGCAAAATCTTAGCTGTAAGATAtgaatatagaaaggaaaaaatccataTTTACATGGATAAtttaatatcaaattgctttttcaGGCTAAGTGCCCCTTTACATATCCAAAAACATCTACTTGTGACCTTAAACATGTGACCCATGGGtgcagttagaaaaaaataacagaactattttttatttatgttataagGAGTAgactatttttttcaaaacatttatttttcagagtGGTGACAATTTTACTTTGGATACTTTGTGCCAATTTATTTCTATAGTCGAGTGTTTACACTTTTCCTGTGGAATAATTATGTCTAACTTTTTAAGTGTTTGTTGGGGTTATCCAGTGGTCTTCATTTTGCGCCAATTATATTGCACTTGTATGACAAACGCTCCTCCCtgtttctaaacatattttatatattcagatGTTTGTTCTTGATTTGTGTGAGATCAACAACACTAGCActtcactattatagttttttaaaaaaagaattacttgTTGTTATTCTTATCTGTAGTTATGTcagaaaagtactttgcaaacagtttatataagGAGAGTAGCTTCTTTGTGTGTGTGATGTATGTGTGTGGGATGTTTTTAGGAAATTgagttattttcctaaaaaaaaatccagaactaCTTTCCTCTgtgacaaccaaaaaaaaaaaatctataacctGAAAATGTTTCATGTTCTCTGCTGTGAATCTCTTAAAACAAGGAGTGCGttttagagacaaaaaaaaaaaaaagaacacatctGCTATCCAAAGATTTTAGtctttttcagggtttttttgtgTCTCTGTTGCTTTATATAATGCAATATTTTGTAGTGAAAATAGATATAATCTGGTTTCTATCTGACGCGTTTTTCATATCTCATGAATGGTGCGCTGTTTTGCATATAAATAAAGGTATCAAATACAACTcatcttctattttttaactACGTTATCTGAAAAGGTGAAATGCATTGTAGCTGAGCATAACATGTTCTAATGGAATTCAACTCTTCAGAAAGGGTAACAAGGTCCTTAAGAATCAATGTTTATGTGACAGAATATTTGATCTACTTTCTCGATGTGAGGTATAGGAAAACAGTAGATAGATCACATGATATAGACATGGATCATAATACTCACACGTGGGGGAAGATAAACTGTtactaatacatacatacatgtgttttTCTATAAATggagatatttgtaaatatatatatatatatgtatatacacatactctctgtgtatctctttgtgtatatgtacatatatatatgtgtgtgtatacatatatatacacacagtgtCAATAGCATGTAAATAGTGTAGGAGTCCAATCAGGACTCAGACTCAGAACTTAATACTATTCAGCAAAatgaaatctatctatctatctatctatctatctacctatttacaGATATACATACTCATCTGGAAATGTGAATTACTATTTATGAAACCCATTAGATAACATATGGACACAGATCATGCTGTTTATATATTAAGCACAGAGCATAAAGGATACTAGAAACAGAGCATATTATCATTGGAAAAGGACACTGACATGCCAGTGGCAGTGTCTACACAATGCCAAACATCAGGATGAAAAGTTAAAAATTCAGTCAATCATCTGGTTATTGAATGTTTTTATGTGCAGATCATCTGAAGGATTgactaaaatattaatttttcatgcAGATATATTGGTGTATGTCCACATGTTTTCAtatgaaagcaatttggaaatacatatatatctatatacatatatggctatatgtgtatatatcaaaTAAGTGCAACCTGTTATTATTGAGCTTGAGTATCCTCTTCATATTCAATAGGGGACCAGAAACATGTTGTGGTCCTGGACAAGAAGATTAGTGGTGGCTTCCCTCTGCCTTGCTTTTGGAGAATGGCCTGGCCTCCCAGCTGTAACCTGGCTCTAATTCTCCTCATCTTGCAGTAAGATGTACTGACTCTGCCAGTCTGCTCCCCCATATGAAGTGGAAAGAGTTGGGCTCTGTATTATTCTATCCAGTTATCTTCTTTTGCCAGGAAACATAAACCTGCTCTTGTGTTCAGGGAATAAAATCTATTTCCTGCTCCCACAAACCTTTGAAAGGCCTCCTTCTTCCAGTTTCTCCATGAACAACTTCTAgccctcaaataaaaaaaattaagttaattatTACACCACTAATAAGCCTGATTCTCTCCTTTGCTCTTAGGAAGGGCCTATCGGTTCACTCTTCTAGcgaaaaagaggagaaatgcaGTCCCTGATGCACCCCTGCATTTGTCCCTTCTTCAGCCAAggacaaaaggagaaaattacaCTCAGGCTACTGGTAGTTTTTATGATATCAGAATACAATGtcttttaacatttcaaaattatCCTAGAGAAGCATCTTCCAGGAAGAGGACTAATACTGGACTCCTTTGCTATACAGCCAGGCAAACATCACTGATATAAACTATGTGCAGAGAGGTTCTGCTCGGTATCATATTGGAGTGATCAGATATAGCAAGTGCCATATTTGCTTCTCTTTGGTGAATCTCATCCTAAATCTGATCCAGTAGTCTTCTGTACCAATCACTCATCCATTCTTCTGGCCCAAAATTGCTTGGTTGGCCATCCCCTGCATTGATAAAGGAGGTGCAGTTTGTTCTTTAATCTCTCTTTACCTCCTGCTACAATACCTATCCAATCCAGTAACTTGCCAAGGACAGTCTTATCTCCCCACCAGTGCTACCTCTTTGCACGGGCCATTTCCTCGGGTCTCTTGCTGTTGTCTGTATCCCATTTGTGCATATTGTTCACTTGGCACCAAAAGAAATGTCAGACAGACCTTATCTCTGCCCTCTAGGAGTTAATAGTCTTAAATGGGCAAtattggcatttaaaaaaaaacacatagttTTCCTGACagtttaacatttttcttcaccTTGATGTTTTACCCAATCTTTAAACTCAGCAAATCCAAAATTAAACTCATCATCTCTCCTTCCaacctgttcctcctcaaaaattCCCACTTTCCATTGATGGTAGCAGTGCTCTCCCataaacattatatttattttaactcttccctctctttcactTACCATTTCCAATCAGCTGCCAAGTCCTGAGTATTCTATCTCCACAATAACTCTTCCATCTGTTCCTTTTTCCCCATTCATACGCCCACCAATCTAGTGATGGCCCAGATCCCCTCTCATTTGGACTATTGTGATCAGCTCTTAACTCTTCTCCCTGCCTCCACTAACTCCATTCTCCAATCCATGTACCcagctgtcaaaataatctttccaATACCCAGTTAAGATCATCTGTTCCTTGATCAAAAGCCTTCAATGACTCTTCACTGtctatagaataaaatacaaagaacttAGGCTGGGTTTTAAGGTCTTCCATACTAGTTCTAAGCTACTTTTTCAATCTCATTttgcaagcttttttttttttcacacatgTTACTTTATAGCAAAATGAATTATCAGCTGTTCTCCAATCGCTTTCTTCACTTTCATTACATCCATGTACTCATAAGCTTATGGCCCTACTCCCACATCTAAaacatattctttttcatttctacttcttaccatccatcatttattaaatacccaccaTGTGCCAAGCAGTGTGCTAAGATCTGATgacacaaagaaagtcaaaatcatgattcctactctcaaagagc includes:
- the NHLH2 gene encoding helix-loop-helix protein 2, producing MMLSPDQAADSDHPSSAPSDPESLGGPDAKVLGSVSDLEPVEESEADGKGGSRATLYPHPQQLSREEKRRRRRATAKYRSAHATRERIRVEAFNLAFAELRKLLPTLPPDKKLSKIEILRLAICYISYLNHVLDV